The sequence below is a genomic window from Rhizobium gallicum bv. gallicum R602sp.
GCCGTTGGGTACAGCGTCGATGATCTGGCGGTCACCTGTGGCCTCGTCACCAATGAAATCATCGAAATCGAAAATGGGGAAAATGCAGATCCTGCAAAATTGCGACGCATTGCTGCCGCCTTGCAGGTTCCGCCGTCCGATTTCGTTCCTCTGTAAGGCTACACTGTGAACGAACTAAAAAGCCGGTCAAATTTGACCGGCTTTTTTTCGGCTTTGCGCCATGCTCTGCGAAATGATGGAACCTGCCCATCCTCCCGCCGTTTTACAGGCGACGGGAGAGAAAATGAGAATGTCAAAAAGGTTTCTTTACGGTGCAACCAAGGTCGAGGAGACGGACGGCGCTCAGGCGCCGGTCGCAAGCCTCGAAACGTTCCGGTGGAAGAGCCGGGTTCTGGTGATTTTCGCCGACAGGGACAATAGCCGCGCTGCGCGCCAGGAAAACCAGCTGCTTGCCGATCGCACCGGCTTGGGCGAGCGCGACATGGTCGTTCTCAAGATTTCCGGCAGCACGGTCAAGTCGATCTTCGGCGCAGGCGGCAATCTGAATGAAGGGGCGCTTCGAAAGGAGCTTGGGGCTCCCGAGACTGGTGAATTCGGAGCCGCCCTTGTCGGCAAGGACGGCACGGTGAAGCTTAAGGTCAGCGAGCCGGTGAGCAACGGCGAACTCTTTGCCATCATCGACAGCATGCCGATGCGTGCGGCCGAAGCCCTGAAACCCGACAAGTAAGCAAATCGAAGACGGAAGGAGCAGGATGTCCGTTCCCAACGAACCTATCCCCGATCAGCCGCCGATGCCCGGACCTGGCTGGAAACCGGAGCCGCCTGTCAAGGAGCCGGATCCCGATCGCCTGCCGGACGAGACGCCCAATCCCAATCCGGACGAAAACGACGCGCCACCAAAGCAGGCCGGCGGTTAGAGAAATATCTGCCGTTCCGCGCCGACCAGTTCCTGAAGAAAGTCGGCGACGGTGCGTACGCGCACCAGATCGCGGGCGCTCTCGTGATAGGTCGTCCAGTAGGCACGCCGGATCGAGACATCGGGCAGGATACGAACCAGTTCGTCATACTGCCGGGCGATGTAGTCGTGTAAGATTCCGATACCGGCGCCGGAACGCACCGCTTCGGTCTGACCGGTCGCCGAGGAGATCTCGAAGGAAGCACTCCAGTTGCGCATGACCTCGCCGGTGAAATTCAGCGATTGAGAGAAGAGCAGGTCCTCCACATAACCAATGCGGCGATGCTGCTTGAGCGCCTCGTTGTTGTCGGGCAGGCCGTTTTGTTCGGCGTAACCGCGCGAGGCATAGAGCCCCAGCGTATAGTCGGTCAGCTTCGAGGATACGAGGCGACCCTGTTCGGGCCGTTCCAGCGTGACGGCGATGTCCGCCTCGCGTTGCGAGAGTGAAAAAGAGCGCGGCACCGGCACCAACTGGATTTTCAGCTCCGGATGACGCTCGATCAGCCGTCCGATACGCGGCGCCAAAAAGGAAACGCCGAAGCCGTCCGGCGCCCCGACGCGGACCGTGCCAGCGATAGCCGTGTCTGTGCGGCCGAGGTTGGCCTGCGCGGCGAGCATTTCCGTCTCCATCCGCTCTGCCGAGGCGAGGAACACTTCGCCCTCGGCGGTCAGTTCGCAGCCATTGGTGCGGCGAGTAAAGAGGCGGGTCTTCAGTGCCCCCTCGAGCGACGTCACCCGCCGCGAGAGGGTGGCGTGGTTAAGTCCCAGCCGCTTGGAGGCGGCAAGGATCTGCCCGGTTCTCGCTACGGCGAGGAAGATGCGGACGTCGTCCCAATTCATGTCATTAAGTCCTTGCTGCCCGAGTCCCGACCCTACCTCACCAAGTGATCGCCGGTCTTAGCGAGCAGAATGATGGGGTCGACATCAATGAGTGACAGCGACCTGACCATGCGGGCGGTCGACGACTTGTACTTGAGGAAATGCGGCGTCTGGAGGTGCGCTTCGTAGTCCTCCTGGCTGGCATAGACTTCGAAGATGCGGATTTTTTCCGGATGATCCTTGATCGAGACCGCGTATAGGGTCAACACGCCTCGTTCGGACGTGACCGACGCCTCGATTTCTTCAGCCAGGAGCGCACGATAGGCATCGAGCTGCGCAGGGTCTATCTCCAGTTCCGCCATTCTCACGACACGTTTGCCGCTCATCGGTGGACGACCTCCTCTTGCGTTCGGCCTCGCGCGCGGCTGTCCAGGGTTGCGCCTTGGAGAAGGCCTGCCGGAGGAGTGCTTATACGTTTTGGCTTCGATTTTTGCACAACGGTTGCTTATAGCATTGCATTGATTTGTGCAAATTGAAGTGCGATTATGCGCTATCAACGGAAATCAAGAGGAGGCACATCCATGCGTGAGATCGGTCATTTCATTGGCGGCGAGCATGTTGGGGGCAAAAGCGGCCGCAGCAGCAACATCTACAATCCGGCAACCGGTGAGGTTCAGGCGACGGTGGCGCTCGCAAGCCTCGAGGAAATCCGTGCCGCGGTCGAAAACGCCAAGGCGGCGCAGCCAAAGTGGGCCGCAACCAATCCGCAGCGCCGCGCCCGCGTGTTCTTCAAGTTCGTGGAACTCTTGAACAAGCATATGGACGAGCTTGCCGAGCTGCTCTCCAGGGAGCACGGCAAGACCGTCGAAGACTCCAAGGGCGATATCGTCCGCGGTCTTGAAGTCTGCGAGTTCGTCTGCGGTATCCCGCATCTGCAAAAGGGCGAATTCACCGAAGGCGCAGGTCCGGCGATCGACATGTATTCCCTGCGCCAGGCCGTTGGCATTGGCGCTGGCATCACGCCATTCAACTTCCCAGCCATGATCCCGATGTGGATGTTTGCGCCGGCAATCGCCTGCGGCAACGCCTTCATCCTCAAGCCCTCCGAGCGCGACCCGTCCGTTCCTCTGCGTCTGGCCGAACTGATGATCGAAGCGGGACTTCCGGCCGGCATCCTGAACGTCGTCAACGGCGACAAGGCCGCCGTCGATGCGATCCTGACGGACCCGGATATCGGCGCCGTCTCCTTCGTCGGTTCCACGCCCATCGCCCGTTACGTCTATGGCACCGCCGCCATGAACGGCAAGCGTGCCCAGTGCTTCGGCGGCGCCAAGAACCACATGATCATCATGCCGGATGCCGACTTGGACCAGGCCGTCAACGCGCTGATGGGCGCAGGCTACGGTTCGGCTGGCGAACGCTGCATGGCGATCTCGGTTGCGGTCCCCGTCGGTGAGGAAACCGCAAACCGCCTCGTCGAGAAGCTTGCCCCGAAGATCGAGTCGCTTCGCATCGGCCCTTATACCGATGACAAGGCCGACATGGGACCGCTCGTCACCAAGGAAGCCTATGCCCGCGTCAATAGCCTGATCGATCGCGGCGTCGAGCAGGGCGCGAAACTCGTCGTCGACGGCCGCGGCTTCAAGCTGCAGGGTTATGAAGACGGCTATTTCGTCGGCGGTTCGCTCTTCGATCACGTCACGCCTGACATGGATATCTACAAGACCGAAATCTTCGGACCCGTGCTTTCGGTCGTGCGCGCCAAGAACTACGAAGAGGCCCTCGATCTGCCGATGAAGCACGAATACGGCAACGGCGTCGCCATCTATACCCGCGACGGCGATGCCGCCCGCGACTTTGCCTCGCGCATCAATATCGGCATGATCGGCATCAACGTCCCGATCCCGGTTCCGCTCGCCTATCACTCCTTCGGCGGCTGGAAGGCCTCCAGCTTCGGCGACCTCAACCAGCACGGTACGGACTCGATCAAGTTCTGGACCAAGACCAAGACCGTGACCGCCCGCTGGCCGTCAGGCATCAAGGACGGCGCCGAATTCGTCATGCCGACGATGAAGTAGTATCGAAAAGCGTCAGCTGGTGCCAATGCGGCTTTCGCGCCCATGCCGACCACGATGCTGCAATCGACATCCTGGTCGGAACACGGCGTCTATGATCGC
It includes:
- a CDS encoding helix-turn-helix domain-containing protein — protein: MSISLKNLDESKATVVSAMNVAAEVRKAREAVGYSVDDLAVTCGLVTNEIIEIENGENADPAKLRRIAAALQVPPSDFVPL
- a CDS encoding DUF4174 domain-containing protein, with protein sequence MSKRFLYGATKVEETDGAQAPVASLETFRWKSRVLVIFADRDNSRAARQENQLLADRTGLGERDMVVLKISGSTVKSIFGAGGNLNEGALRKELGAPETGEFGAALVGKDGTVKLKVSEPVSNGELFAIIDSMPMRAAEALKPDK
- a CDS encoding LysR family transcriptional regulator, translated to MNWDDVRIFLAVARTGQILAASKRLGLNHATLSRRVTSLEGALKTRLFTRRTNGCELTAEGEVFLASAERMETEMLAAQANLGRTDTAIAGTVRVGAPDGFGVSFLAPRIGRLIERHPELKIQLVPVPRSFSLSQREADIAVTLERPEQGRLVSSKLTDYTLGLYASRGYAEQNGLPDNNEALKQHRRIGYVEDLLFSQSLNFTGEVMRNWSASFEISSATGQTEAVRSGAGIGILHDYIARQYDELVRILPDVSIRRAYWTTYHESARDLVRVRTVADFLQELVGAERQIFL
- a CDS encoding putative quinol monooxygenase, whose translation is MSGKRVVRMAELEIDPAQLDAYRALLAEEIEASVTSERGVLTLYAVSIKDHPEKIRIFEVYASQEDYEAHLQTPHFLKYKSSTARMVRSLSLIDVDPIILLAKTGDHLVR
- a CDS encoding CoA-acylating methylmalonate-semialdehyde dehydrogenase, whose translation is MREIGHFIGGEHVGGKSGRSSNIYNPATGEVQATVALASLEEIRAAVENAKAAQPKWAATNPQRRARVFFKFVELLNKHMDELAELLSREHGKTVEDSKGDIVRGLEVCEFVCGIPHLQKGEFTEGAGPAIDMYSLRQAVGIGAGITPFNFPAMIPMWMFAPAIACGNAFILKPSERDPSVPLRLAELMIEAGLPAGILNVVNGDKAAVDAILTDPDIGAVSFVGSTPIARYVYGTAAMNGKRAQCFGGAKNHMIIMPDADLDQAVNALMGAGYGSAGERCMAISVAVPVGEETANRLVEKLAPKIESLRIGPYTDDKADMGPLVTKEAYARVNSLIDRGVEQGAKLVVDGRGFKLQGYEDGYFVGGSLFDHVTPDMDIYKTEIFGPVLSVVRAKNYEEALDLPMKHEYGNGVAIYTRDGDAARDFASRINIGMIGINVPIPVPLAYHSFGGWKASSFGDLNQHGTDSIKFWTKTKTVTARWPSGIKDGAEFVMPTMK